The following are encoded together in the Glycine max cultivar Williams 82 chromosome 8, Glycine_max_v4.0, whole genome shotgun sequence genome:
- the LOC100788022 gene encoding nuclear-pore anchor isoform X1: protein MPLFLSDEEFAWCSGDGSAVAAKADAFIRGLFNELDTVRSKAHAADINAEQNCLLIEQKYLSLTAEFSKLESNIAELQSSLDQRLREIDEVQSQNHRIKLEAVEKDREIERLRTEVAELHKSKRQLLELNEQKDLELSEKNATMKSYLDKIVRLSENAAHKEARLSEVEAELALCRAACTRFEQEKEIVERQNSWLNEELNAKVNIVFELRRKHTEFEADMTSKLADMQRQFGESSKSLLWNEDRVRELEIKLKSVQEELISAKDVAAANEEQLSAELSTVNKLNELYKESSEEWSKKAADLEGVIKAIESRLKQVEDDYKEKLEKELSARKQVEKEATDLKEKLEKCEAEIETRKKTDGVNNLPLSSFATEPWMEPIEADTMVEENSLLLVPRIPVGVSGTALAASLLRDGWSLAKMYAKYQEAIDALRHEQLGRKESEAVLQRVLYELEEKAEAIIDERVEHEKMADSYSLMNQKLRKSLNENSNLEKTIQELKADLKRHERDYNLVQKETDDLRKQVTVLLKECRDIQLRCGSMGYDIVDDASNIVSRTSTETEAEHVISEHLLTFKDINGLVEQNVQLRSLVRSISGHIENQEVEFKEKLEMELKKHTEESASKVAAVLQRAEEQGHMIEALHASVAMYKRLYEEEHNLHLSHTHSSEALAAVAEVGRNNLKTSIESSQEAAKKSLEKAAERVRCLEDDLAKSRSEIIVLRSERDKSALEANFAREKLNDIMKEFEHQKTEAKGILERNVEFSQLVVDYQRKLRESSESLIAAEELSRKLTLELSVLKQEKEVISNSEKRASNEVRSLSERVQRLQASLSTIQSTEEVRGEARAAERVKQEEYIKKLEREWAEAKQELNEERENVRRFTSDRDQTLKNSLRQVEDMSKELANALRAVASAESRAAVAEVKLSGLQRKMGSTDDKLVEIGGVSGPSTLSSDEVVAELQKAKDEIEKWKEEAHANKAHMLQYKSIAEVNEDALKEIEKAHEKFKIEADNGKKDLESELKSLRDKMLELENKSSLKYEEVASETVGKEEALTSAMAEITNLKEEILTKSSQISAMEIQISGLKEKLDREHQKWRAAQTNYERQVVLQSETIQELTKTSEALALLQEEASELRKLANTQKIENNELKAKWEDEKVQLEKSRNDAEKKYNEINEQNKILHSQLEAFHIQWAEKERNAAGISSGSSSADAFGDAGLQNVINYLRRSKEIAETEVSLLKQEKLRLQSQHESALKAAESAHASLETERAKSRSFLFTEEEFKALQLQVRELNLLRESNMQLREENKHNFEECQKLRELAQKVRAETENLENLLREREIELQRHKKEIGTLKMEKDNLNKKVSELLERSKNVDVEDYDRVKKLAREIQDKLRERDARIEELGKSLSEKQDSVSCLEKDLSNCRLELAEREKRINDILHNEANLKLDSEKHRKLLAQFKKRIDVLSREKEDLGKENQQLSRQLDEIKQGKRSTCDTTGEQAMKEEKDTRIQILEKHLERQRDELKKEKEESRLERSRRLKTEKAIKDSYNNVEQEKIKLIIEIERYKESLKRLSDEVEKLKIVIGNLPEGSNVVQLLSGSNVDDFAAPYISAVESFEKEAQSVFRELGGRGNLGDAATITDGSAAATGSLVHPQSQGIASLAAPGVSGLPPKATGESEKRLALPKASVETRRTGRRLVRPKLLEKSEKRPEELQGGDTEMSDAEGPGGKPGQSSDTDTSNVVQSSQQLARKRVAPTSTSELREESVAPGEKSSDVLKKSKGSESLEENTEEQPAAILEFTGSHPVTEELFDSSDMPQCQNEEVGEAQNEDGEIAVGNDEESKDPRHLDGTGQEELQADKTGTLEENQDQSAETKVLSDEMQRNQTDPDNQQSTLAPSGEREEGELMPDTGDLEGASDLSNIAENQESREGQSESAATPERSPARVDDDALEAGEINSPELSSDDKNDEGDLVEEAADGSDKLIDVNEPISAESDQVAEPVASETATSTSTVAESSSSKVNLPVPRQGTPSAPAETEETKQASPVGSTSTTINLSERARERAQMRQAGLVSSTLRGRGRGGAPRGRVGRGRGVVRRPPPPPGSDQ, encoded by the exons ATGCCTCTCTTCCTCTCCGACGAGGAGTTCGCGTGGTGCTCCGGTGACGGCTCTGCCGTGGCCGCGAAGGCCGACGCCTTCATCCGCGGCCTCTTCAACGAGCTCGACACCGTCCGCTCCAAGGCCCACGCCGCCGACATCAACGCCGAGCAGAACTGCCTTCTCATCGAGCAGAAGTATCTCTCCCTCACCGCCGAGTTCTCCAAACTCGAGTCGAACATCGCCGAACTTCAATCCTCTCTCGATCAGCGCCTCCGCGAAATCGACGAGGTGCAATCGCAGAACCACCGAATCAAATTGGAAGCG gtTGAGAAAGATAGGGAGATAGAGCGGTTGAGGACGGAGGTGGCGGAGTTGCACAAGTCGAAGAGGCAGTTGCTTGAGTTGAACGAGCAGAAGGATTTGGAGCTAAGTGAGAAGAATGCAACCATGAAGAGTTATCTTGATAAGATT GTTCGTTTAAGTGAAAATGCTGCTCATAAGGAGGCACGGTTGAGTGAAGTTGAGGCAGAATTGGCACTGTGCCGGGCTGCTTGCACTCGCTTTGAACAG GAGAAGGAGATTGTTGAGAGGCAGAATTCGTGGCTCAACGAGGAGTTGAATGCTAAAGTTAACATTGTTTTTGAGCTGCGCAGAAAGCACACTGAATTTGAAGCTGATATGACCTCCAAACTTGCAGAT ATGCAGAGGCAGTTTGGTGAAAGTTCTAAATCTCTACTGTGGAATGAGGATAGAGTGAGGGAGCTTGAAATTAAGCTTAAATCTGTGCAGGAG GAATTAATTTCTGCTAAAGATGTTGCTGCAGCGAACGAAGAACAATTATCTGCTGAACTTTCCACT GTTAATAAGCTTAATGAGCTATATAAAGAGAGTTCCGAGGAATGGTCAAAAAAAGCAGCAGACCTAGAGGGTGTGATAAAAGCAATAGAG TCACGCCTAAAGCAAGTTGAAGATGATTATAAAGAGAAACTTGAGAAGGAATTATCTGCCAGAAAACAAGTTGAAAAG GAGGCCActgatttaaaagaaaagctTGAGAAGTGTGAAGCTGAAATTGAGACAAGGAAGAAGACTGATGGAGTGAATAATCTTCCTCTTAGCAGTTTTGCTACTGAACC GTGGATGGAACCAATTGAAGCTGATACCATGGTTGAGGAAAATAGCTTGCTACTAGTCCCAAGAATTCCTGTTGGAGTTTCTGGAACTGCATTGGCTGCTTCACTTCTGCGAGATGGGTGGAGT TTGGCCAAAATGTATGCAAAATATCAAGAGGCAATTGATGCATTGAGGCACGAACAATTGGGAAGGAAGGAGTCAGAAGCAGTACTGCAACGG GTTCTATACGAGTTAGAGGAGAAAGCGGAAGCAATTATAGATGAAAGAG TGGAACATGAAAAAATGGCTGACTCATACTCCTTGATGAACCAAAAATTGCGAAAATCCCTGAATGAAAATTCCAACTTAGAGAAAACCATCCAGGAACTGAag GCTGATCTGAAAAGGCATGAACGGGATTATAATCTTGTCCAGAAAGAAACTGATGACCTTCGAAAACAG GTGACAGTACTTCTGAAGGAATGCCGAGACATACAACTTCGTTGTGGCTCAATGGGATATGATATTGTTGATGATGCTTCAAATATTGTTTCAAGGACAAGTACAGAGACTGAAGCTGAACATGTCATATCCGAGCACCTC TTGACCTTCAAGGACATCAACGGACTAGTTGAGCAGAATGTTCAACTTAGAAGCCTTGTACGTAGCATTTCTGGCCATATTGAAAATCAGGAGGTGGAATTCAAG GAGAAGCTTGAAATGGAACTCAAAAAGCATACTGAAGAATCTGCTTCAAAAGTTGCAGCTGTTCTGCAGAGAGCAGAAGAGCAAGGCCACATGATTGAAGCGCTTCATGCATCT GTTGCGATGTATAAGAGGTTATATGAGGAGGAGCATAATCTTCATTTATCTCATACCCATTCCTCAGAAGCTCTTGCAG CTGTTGCGGAAGTTGGAAGAAACAACCTTAAGACTTCAATTGAAAGTTCACAG GAGGCTGCTAAGAAGTCCCTTGAAAAAGCTGCTGAGCGTGTGAGATGCCTTGAGGATGATTTAGCGAAGTCTAG GAGTGAGATTATTGTATTACGATCAGAACGTGACAAGAGTGCACTTGAAGCAAATTTTGCTAGAGAGAAACTTAATGACATTATGAAAGAATTTGAACATCAG AAAACTGAAGCCAAAGGCATTTTAGAAAGAAATGTTGAGTTTTCTCAGCTGGTTGTTGACTACCAACGAAAATTGCGTGAAAGCTCTGAGTCATTGATTGCTGCTGAGGAGCTTTCGCGGAAACTTACTTTGGAG CTGTCAGTTTTAAAGCAagaaaaggaagtcatatcaaATTCTGAAAAAAGAGCATCCAATGAAGTTCGCAGTTTGTCTGAAAGGGTGCAGCGTTTGCAG GCTAGTTTGAGTACCATACAGAGTACTGAGGAAGTTCGAGGG GAAGCAAGAGCTGCAGAGAGGGTTAAGCAAGAagaatatataaagaaattggAG AGGGAATGGGCTGAGGCCAAGCAAGAGTTAAATGAAGAGCGGGAAAATGTGCGGAGATTCACATCAGATCGGGACCAGACCCTAAAAAATTCTCTGAGACAGGTTGAGGATATGAGCAAAGAGTTAGCTAATGCATTGCGTGCAGTTGCATCTGCTGAATCAAGGGCTGCTGTGGCTGag GTAAAACTCTCTGGTCTTCAAAGAAAGATGGGTTCCACGGATGACAAG CTTGTCGAAATAGGTGGAGTGAGTGGACCTTCCACTTTATCAAGTGATGAG GTTGTTGCTGAATTGCAAAAGGCAAAGGACGAAATTGAAAAGTGGAAAGAGGAAGCTCATGCCAACAAAGCCCACATGCtgcag TATAAGAGCATTGCTGAGGTGAATGAAGATGCACTGAAAGAGATAGAAAAGGCGCATGAGAAGTTTAAAATAGAG GCTGACAATGGAAAGAAAGATCTGGAATCTGAACTTAAGTCACTAAGAGACAAGATGTTAGAGCTTGAAAATAAATCTTCTTTGAAATATGAAGAAGTTGCTTCTGAAACTGTGGGAAAGGAAGAGGCTCTTACATCTGCTATGGCTGAAATCACAAATCTTAAAGAAGAAATTTTAACCAAATC tTCTCAAATTTCTGCAATGGAAATTCAGATCTCgggtttaaaagaaaaactggACAGGGAACATCAGAAATGGCGGGCAGCTCAAACCAATTATGAAAGACAG GTTGTTCTCCAGTCCGAAACTATTCAGGAGTTGACAAAAACATCTGAAGCACTAGCCTTGCTGCAGGAGGAGGCATCTGAGTTACGGAAACTAGCCAATACTcagaaaattgaaaat AATGAACTAAAGGCTAAGTGGGAAGATGAGAAGGTACAACTAGAGAAGTCTAGGAATGATGCTGAGAAGAAATACAATGAAATCAATGAACAG aataaaaTACTACATAGTCAACTTGAGGCTTTTCATATTCAATGGGCCGAGAAGGAGCGTAACGCTGCTGGTATTTCATCTGGAAGTAGTAGTGCAGATGCCTTTGGTGATGCTGGTCTTCAAAACGTGATTAATTATCTCAGACGTTCCAAAGAAATT GCAGAAACAGAAGTTTCATTGTTAAAACAAGAGAAGCTGCGACTACAGTCACAG CATGAGAGTGCTTTGAAGGCAGCAGAGTCTGCACATGCATCACTAGAAACTGAGCGTGCAAAATCAAGATCATTTTTGTTTACCGAAGAGGAGTTCAAAGCATTGCAGCTTCAG GTCAGAGAATTGAACTTACTTCGTGAGAGTAACATGCAGCTCAGGgaagaaaataaacacaattttGAGGAATGTCAG AAATTGCGTGAACTAGCACAAAAGGTTAGAGCTGAGACAGAGAACCTAGAGAATCTCCTGAGGGAAAGAGAAATTGAGCTTCAGCGCCATAAGAAAGAAATTGGAacattaaaaatggaaaaagataATCTCAATAAGAAGGTTTCTGag ttgctTGAAAGGAGTAAAAATGTTGATGTTGAGGATTATGATCGAGTGAAGAAACTTGCTAGAGAAATCCAG GATAAACTAAGAGAGAGAGATGCTCGGATTGAGGAACTTGGTAAAAGTCTATCAGAAAAGCAGGATTCTGTTTCATGCCTAGAGAAAGATCTTTCAAACTGCCGATTGGAGCTagcagagagagagaagagaattaaTGACATTCTGCATAATGAG GCTAACCTAAAACTTGATTCGGAGAAGCATAGGAAACTGCTGGCTCAGTTTAAG AAGAGGATTGATGTTttgtcaagggaaaaggaagacCTAGGGAAAGAGAACCAACAACTTTCTAGGCAATTAGATGAAATTAAAcaag GGAAAAGGTCAACATGTGATACAACAGGTGAACAAGCGATGAAGGAGGAAAAGGACACAAGAATACAG ATTCTGGAGAAACATCTGGAGAGACAGAGAGATGAATtaaagaaggagaaggaagagagtcGTTTAGAGAGAAGTAGACGACTGAAGACTGAAAAGGCCATAAAGGACTCTTACAACAATGTTGAACAG gagaaaataaaattgattattgaaATTGAGAGGTATAAGGAGTCTCTGAAAAGGTTATCTGATGAAGTTGAAAAGCTTAAGATTGTTATTGGCAATCTTCCTGAG GGTTCAAATGTGGTTCAACTTCTTTCTGGATCCAATGtcgatgactttgctgctcctTACATATCTGCTGTGGAAAGTTTTGAAAAGGAAGCTCAGTCAGTATTTCGGGAGCTTGGAGGTCGCGGTAATCTTGGAGATGCAGCAACAATTACGGATGGTTCAGCCGCTGCTACAg GTTCTCTTGTACATCCTCAATCCCAAGGCATTGCATCTTTAGCGGCCCCTGGAGTTAGCGGTTTACCACCTAAAGCCACTGGAGAAAGTGAGAAAAGACTTGCATTACCCAAAGCTAGTGTTGAAACTCGTCGAACAGGTAGGAGATTGGTCAGGCCTAAACTACTAGAGAAAAGTGAGAAAAGACCTGAGGAGCTTCAAGGTGGTGACACAGAAATGTCTGATGCTGAAGGACCTGGGGGCAAGCCTGGGCAGTCTAGTGACACAGATACTAGTAATGTTGTTCAATCATCTCAACAATTGGCTCGTAAGCGTGTTGCTCCTACCTCCACTTCTGAATTACGTGAAGAATCAGTTGCACCTGGTGAGAAGAGCTCTGATGTCTTGAAGAAGTCAAAAGGATCTGAGTCCCTAGAAGAGAATACAGAAGAACAACCTGCTGCAATTCTAGAATTTACTGGCAGCCACCCTGTCACTGAAGAATTATTTGATAGCAGTGACATGCCCCAATGCCAAAATGAGGAGGTTGGTGAAGCTCAAAATGAAGATGGTGAAATTGCTGTCGGGAATGATGAGGAATCCAAAGATCCACGGCACTTGGATGGTACTGGTCAAGAGGAATTACAAGCTGACAAAACTGGAACTTTAGAAGAGAATCAAGATCAATCTGCTGAAACAAAAGTGCTGTCTGATGAGATGCAGAGGAATCAGACAGACCCAGACAATCAGCAGTCAACATTGGCGCCCAGTGGTgagagagaagagggagaatTGATGCCAGATACTGGAGATCTAGAGGGTGCTAGTGATTTGTCTAACATTGCGGAAAACCAAGAATCTCGGGAAGGTCAATCTGAGTCTGCTGCAACTCCTGAACGTTCCCCAGCTAGGGTTGATGATGATGCTCTAGAGGCTGGTGAGATTAATTCTCCTGAGCTTTCAAGTGATGATAAGAATGATGAGGGTGACTTGGTAGAGGAGGCTGCTGATGGTTCTGACAAGTTGATTGATGTCAACGAACCAATATCAGCTGAGAGCGATCAAGTGGCTGAGCCTGTTGCGAGTGAGACTGCTACTTCGACAAGCACTGTTGCAGAGAGTAGCTCCTCTAAAGTGAACTTACCTGTTCCAAGGCAAGGGACCCCTAGTGCCCCCGCTGAAACAGAAGAGACAAAGCAGGCATCACCTGTTGGTAGTACTTCAACAACCATAAATTTATCAGAGCGAGCACGGGAAAGGGCTCAAATGAGACAGGCTGGGTTGGTTTCTTCTACCCTTAGAGGTCGTGGAAGAGGCGGTGCTCCCCGTGGTCGAGTTGGTCGAGGTAGGGGAGTAGTACGCCGACCACCTCCACCACCTGGCAGTGATCAATGA